A window from Flavobacterium gyeonganense encodes these proteins:
- a CDS encoding alpha/beta hydrolase, with protein sequence MKNQIILLSAFFTLLVSGAKAQESIKLYEGKAPGSENWTQKEAQMYSDLFKTEVVYNVIDPSLLVYQVPKGVKNTGTAIVIAPGGGFQSLSINREGKELAEMLSKKGITAFVLKYRLNKTETNDPAREMMDKLKDRAAFEKNAAATIQLAAQDGKNALKYVRANASKYGIDIKKVGIIGFSAGSTVAMETVLDNTKDQLPDFVANIYGGPRLELLSIPVPEKKIPMFVCAASDDQLKLAPRSIQMYNKWLDAGQTVELHMYSKGGHGFGTGKQNLPVDSWETRFEEWLTLQGFLN encoded by the coding sequence ATGAAAAATCAAATAATCCTGCTTTCTGCTTTCTTCACATTATTAGTAAGCGGAGCAAAAGCACAAGAAAGTATAAAGTTATACGAAGGAAAAGCGCCCGGATCTGAAAACTGGACACAAAAAGAAGCCCAAATGTATTCGGATTTATTCAAAACTGAAGTAGTTTACAATGTTATAGATCCGTCATTATTGGTTTATCAAGTTCCAAAAGGGGTTAAAAATACGGGAACTGCCATTGTGATTGCGCCGGGCGGCGGTTTTCAAAGTTTATCCATTAATAGAGAAGGAAAAGAATTAGCAGAAATGTTAAGTAAAAAAGGAATCACTGCTTTTGTTTTAAAATACCGTTTGAACAAAACGGAAACCAACGACCCCGCAAGAGAAATGATGGACAAACTGAAAGACAGAGCAGCATTCGAAAAAAACGCTGCGGCAACAATTCAGTTAGCAGCACAAGACGGGAAAAATGCTTTGAAATATGTTAGAGCGAATGCTTCGAAATATGGAATTGATATTAAAAAAGTCGGAATAATTGGTTTTTCTGCCGGAAGTACAGTTGCGATGGAAACCGTTTTAGACAACACGAAAGACCAATTGCCCGATTTTGTAGCCAATATTTACGGCGGACCAAGATTAGAACTTTTGAGTATTCCTGTTCCAGAAAAAAAAATTCCGATGTTTGTTTGTGCAGCGAGCGACGATCAGTTAAAACTAGCTCCGAGGAGTATTCAGATGTATAATAAATGGCTGGATGCTGGGCAGACGGTCGAGTTGCATATGTATTCAAAAGGCGGACACGGTTTTGGAACTGGAAAACAAAATCTGCCTGTTGATTCCTGGGAAACACGATTTGAAGAATGGCTGACGCTTCAGGGATTTTTAAATTAA